In Mustela nigripes isolate SB6536 chromosome 9, MUSNIG.SB6536, whole genome shotgun sequence, the sequence acagagggaagaaggaaaattgAATCAGAGTGGCAAAGTATCCCACAgggtaagaaagaaagaggtagcCATTTTACATCTCtttgggtgaattttttttttttaaagaagaaaataacaggatgcctgggtggctcagtcggttgagcgtctgccttcggcttgggtcatgatctcggggtcctgggattgagtcctgcatcgggctccctgctcagcggggagcctgcttcgccctctgcctgctgctccccctgcttgtactctctcactctctcactgttgctctctccctggcaaataaataaataaaatattttaaaaaaagaaaaagaagaagaaaataacaagtgtcggTGAGGATGTGCAGCacttggaacccttgtgcactgctggggGAAATATGAAAGAGTGCAGCCACTGTGGCAGACAGTACGGGGGTTccttaaaaaatgagatatagaATTACCATCTgaaccagtaattccacttccaGGAATGAACCCCAAGGGACTGCAAGGAGGGACTCAGATACTGGTACACTCGTGTTTTATAGCAGCACCACTTACAGTagccaaaaggggaaaaaacccaaatgtccaccaatggatgaatggataaacaaaatgttacatatacacatacaataaaatattattcagccttaaaaaggaatgaaattctgatatattCTACCTTGAGGATGAATCTTGAGGActttatgataagtgaaataaaccagacactgaaagacaaatattataggACTCCACTTACATAATACCGAGAATCACCAAACGCACAGTGACAGAGAGTAGAATAGTGGTCACCAGAGCTTACGGGtgcggagggagagagggacggatgggagttactgtttaatgggttCAGTTTGGGATGactgaaaagttctggagatggatagggTTGTACAatggttgtacaacaatgtgaatgtacttaatctCACTGAACTGTGctcttaaaatgattaattttttggaagattttatttatgtattcatgagagacagagagagagaggcagagggagaagcggcctCCCTGTGAGATTTGcccctaaaaatgtttttttttttttttttaagatttttaattatttgacagaaagagagagagattacaggtaggtagagaggcaggcagagagagagggagaagcaggctccccgctgagcagagggtccaatgcggggctcgatctcagaacccggagatcatgacctgggccaaaggcagaggctttaccaactgagccacccagacaccctgaaatggttatttttatgGTAAATATGTTTTAccagaagataaagaagaaagagagaaaaagaaagaaagggggaacctgggtggctcagtcggttaagtgtctgccttcggcttgggtcatgatcccagaatcctgggatggagccccgcaccccacctggctctctgctcagcagggagtctgcttttccctctgcccctccccctgcatgtgctctctctctctcactcactctcactcacgaataaaaaaaatgttaaaaaaaataaagattgtgttgggcgcctgggtggctcagtgggttagagcctctgccttcggctcgggtcatgatcccagggtcttgtgatcgagcaccacatgggactctctgctcagcagggagcctgcttcctcctctctctctgcttgcctctgcctacttgtgatctctctctgtcaaataaataaataaaatattaaaaaaaaaaagattgtgtgtATTTTGTCCTACAGATGAactccatttttataatttctaaatgtaGGTATTATTTAATTGTCTATGTCCATAGAAGATCTGAAGTTTTATCAAATTGTTTACAAGAATAACAAACCATAAATAGTAATCAGCAGAGCTTGCTATGATAAAATCAAAGCAAGAACTCAAGGAAAACAAACCCCAGGCACAACTacgcatctttttttttttttttttaagatttgatttatttatttgacagagagatagagagcgcaagtaggcagagcagcaggcagagggtaagagagaagcaggctctctgctaagcagggagcctgattgcgaggctcgattcctggaccctggaatcatgacctgagccgaaggcagccgcttaaccaactgagctacccaggcgccccaacgcaTCTTTTTCACTTGTCCTTAAACTTGTATTAACCAGTGCCCGCTAAACTCTGATTTTCACCTCAAAATCAAATGCTTCTTGCCTCTTCCCCCTGGATCCCCCTACTCTCTGAGTCACAGCTCCAGGATGTCCAGCATCTTGGTGAGGTGTCACCATTTCCACAGGCTGCTTTTTCATTAAGGCTCAAGCTCTTTGCCACGTGTGAGCCTTTTCTCTCAAGAGACCTGGACTCTGGCTACTGACCACCCGCTTCCTCTCTTGCCCGGGCGAGGAAGAACTGCCATTTATCCACGGGTTGCCAAGAAAATGATCACAGACACAAGCAGCATGTGGGCCCCCTGGAGGCCTTTTCCAAACAGATGAGACTAAGTGATTTTCCCTCTGGCCAGGGAGGTTTCTGTCCAGAGATAATTAAGTGTGGGTATTTAGAGACGAGTTAAAGGACACAACTTCCTTAGCAACCATCAGACACACAGTGGTTTCTAACTAAATCACTAACTgacacaaaaccagacacaaaaccttttcttttttttttttaaaaagggatcacATCCTCTTTCCTGCAACTGACCTAAAAGCCCTATAATATACATTTGAAAGACACATTAAATAAGTCACAGTATGTTTCTGCAAGAGAATAATGATAATGggtaacagaaagaaagaacgaCAAAGCTctttttgtattaacatggaacAATCTCTTACAATCTGCTGGGTGAAGAAAGCAAATGCAAAACAGATCACAGACCAGGgtagaaaaaaggggaaaagagaacaTATTTACCTCATGCTGGTATAAGATCAGACCAACTTTAGGATAATACACAAGAAATTGAAGGGAAAGTGCTAGAGACCAGGAATGGAAGGACGACTTTTTACTTTATACAGTTTGCAGATTTCATGTCATGTATTATTTATTCAGAGTAAATAAGCAAACCAATCTATGCATTAAAATAGAATGTAATAAAGGGggcgtctgcgtggctcagttggttaagtgactgccttcggctcaggtcatgatcctagagtcccaggatcgagtcctacatgggctagggagtctgcatctccctctgatcctcccccatctcatgctctatctctctctctcaaataaacaaataaataaataacatttaaaaaaaagtaacaaaggaGTTGCAAGAAACAGTTTTTCTTCACTCAGCTTGTAGCACAGAACTGTGCCCCTCATCACTAGATGCTGCTGACTCAAGGTGGGTAGGGATAGATTACAGGGTATTTCAAAGTCTCTTTCCCTACAACATGGACTCAGGTCAGGGAATGAGGCATGGGGAATGGGCCTGAGGATCTTTAAGGGTCTTGCAAACTCTCATTCTACCACCACCCAAAGCTGTGCTCCTGTCCCCAGGCATTGCCCACTGGCACCTGGGACAGCCTAGGAGCTAGTTGCTCTGTGGTTTTCCTCTTTAGGGGTGGGAGATGTGGGGCAACAGGTTGGACAGGTGGTCAGTGATCATGCCAAGCCCCATTCCCAGCTCTGACACTTGCAAGACTCCCACCTTGGAGCAGGAGCCATGGAAAAAACATCGAATTGAGGATAGGAGATTTATAATAagtctcttcctccttctgggcctcagtctcctcctctgcaaaatgggtagAATAAAGCCCCACCCACAACTGGTGCTGTGAGGCTCACGTGGCCAGGAATGTGGAGtcactttgtaatttttaagtgGCAGGCACAGAGAAACAACGGTAGTTACTTGTTCTGACACATGTCCAGTTGCTCGGGAGCCTTGCTTCTGGGAAAAGCAAATCCAGAGGGTGCGAAATACAATGTCTTCTGGACATTGAACTTTATGAAAAGATAGGTTCTGGGTCTTCAAAGAACCTTGATCACTGGGAGAAGGTTGTTGCTATTCCCTCCCTCACTTCTCGAATTTAACTGCCACAGAACCATCACTGAGAGCAGCTTCCTTACCCCTGGCTGGACAGCTGAGAGGAGAAATGCCTCAGTAGATCTGCATCTCTGCCCCACAGTCCTGCCCACACTGTTGCAAGAATCTCTGCCCCAAAGGGGTGAGCAGCAAACCACAGGAAACAGTGACTGGCTCTGAGAGCATGTCACTTCCTGCTGTGGAAGAATCTTCCAGAGGGGGAGAGGCCACAGGAGCTCCACCCATGTGTGGGATGAGGTAGGGTAGGGTAGGGGTGGGCAGGGAATCCCCTTTTCAGTTTCCCTGGCTCCTTCTGGTCAGAGAAACTCTCAGTCCCGTCCAACCCCTCCTGGGCCGCAAGTAGATCTGAGTCAGTTCTGAGGAAAGACAGGCGCCAGGTGAGGGGAGTTGGCTGAGGGGCAGGTGTGGGCCCAGAACACAGAGCGGCTGCCTGGGGCTTCAGTCAGCTAAATGTTTCCTGCTCACCCTGGAGGCCTCACAGGAAAGCAGGACGGTCCCATGGCCGCTATGGCCTGTGGCACTGCCCTGCATCTACACACCGTCTTTCAGAATGTCCCCTAGAGGCTACCGCCTTGCCCCTCGCCCTCTGggacagggaaggacagagaggcaACTCAAGTTCACACGACTAGTGCTGGAGCTGAGAGCAGATCTAGGCTGTCTGCGCTCCAAGCTCCTCTGAACGCAAACTGGAGGGAACaggtgaaggggtgggggttggggggcaggggagactcCTGGGAAGCTGGAGGTGTGGGGAGCACCTTGGAAGGATGCAGGGTATGAGGGGGAGGGAGTTAAGACTAGAAGGAGAGAGTGAACAGTGAGGCCGTTTTCCTGATGAGAGGGCTTTAGAAAGAATATTCTGGATGCTGGAAGCAGGTTGGATTGGAGGGGACCAAAACTAGCAGGAGGACGACCGGTTATACCACCACTTCTGGGAGGAGGCACTCGGGAATTTTAAAAATCGACAGCTTCCTTACGGCACACTCTAGTCATGTAGAGAACTTGGAGCTGGTGGGACAGGAATTCCTGGATCGGGTGTACTCAGCCAGAGCGGGGTGCGTGCGTGTTGGAGGAAGTGACGGGAGGAGTCCTGCCCTTTGGGTGAAGTGGAACCAGAGAAATACAGAAGAGGTAAAAGAGGAGAGACACGATCGATTTTCAGAGGGTTAGTGCCTTtccaaagtcagatgcccaaaCTGCAACCCTGCCCAGGCCCAGGCCACAGGGGTGACCCCCTCACTCACCAGTCCCAGAGGTGAAGCCAGGCTGCTGGAAGTTGTAGTTCTTGATTTCACTGTACCATCGATCAGCCACCTCCTTTCCTGTATGGAAAGACACTGTTTCAAACCCGGCAGCAAAATTAACCCACTCGCTACTCCTTCCACCTTCTCCCACTAACCCCAAACCACACACCCCATAGACGTCTGACAAAGCACCAGTGAGCTGAAACAGGGACTCCTGCCCATCCCCCTCTGCAGAGAGGGCCTTGCTTAGGAAGACCCTTGGCCTGGCTTTGGGGGACCAGCCCTGCCACTAACTGACTGTGTAATCCCGCGCAAggccttcccctctctgggcctctgtacAAGGGTTGTATGCAACGTACTCCAAGGGCTTCTAATGATGCTCTGAGTTTTCGGGACActctgccctcaccccaccctaAGTGTGTCTCCTGAAATATCCACAAGAGGAAAGGCACTTGGGCTGGTGGGTCAGGGTCTCCACTCTAGGCAGGAGAAAACCCACAGCATTTCCCTGGGAGCTGTTGATGTCCAGGCCACTGTGGGAGCCTCCATTCCACGGCAGTAAGTCTTACCCTTAACTTTCACATGTACATGGATCACCTGGGGCACTTGTTAAAATTTGGATTCTGACTGCCTAGGTCAAAGCTGCAGCCTCTGAGTTTGCATTtgtaacaagctcccaggtgccACTGCTTCCCCAAGGACCACACGTTGGGCAGGCAGGCCTCCACACTCGGGCCTCACCCGGGGAGCACTGAAACCAGGCCGACGCCTGGGGCCTGCCACAGACTGTGTCAGTGTCTCTGGAGGAGAGACCCAGGCATGGGTCTTTTCTAAAAGTACTGCAAAAGATCCCAACGTGTCCCCAGGGTGGGGATAAAGACAGTCTatggagagggatggggaaacTGGGGCCACAGAGGGTAGCGACTTGCTCAGGGCTCCATAGGGGACCAACGCAAGGCTGGGACCAATCACCTCCATTGCCTGCGGTTCCTGACCCttcagggagccttctccccatTAGGGCCCATGGCCCCGGCCTGGAAAGGAGGCTGCAGGCTCCAGGGTGCTCACACCTCTCCCCCTCTGCAGGCCCGCAGCTCAGGGAAGGGACACTGGGAGGAGGACAGCAGGCCTCCCCAGGGGAACTCCCAGGAATGTTaggcccagggaggagggggtAGCCATCCTCCCACTGGGGTCTGGAGAAGACTTCAGAGGGCAAAGTATCTCTCTCCAGCATTTTTCCTAAAAAGCCACGACAGCCCCGTCAGAGCCAGGAAGCTCCAGAATGTTTGGTCAGTGTGGCGGGATCACCATTCCAGGCTGTGACCTCAGATGGAGggattgtctttctctttttttttttcctaacatggAAGAAGCTcaattgcatttttctgatgataaaaGTGAGTacaccaacattttaaaaatgaaagcaaaatgggaagaaagcaaAACTGCAGCTGGGGATACTTGGGAGCCCACAGGGTCAGGCTGAAACTGCACAGAAAGGGCAGAGAAAAGactttctcccccgcccccacgcccCAGCTGGGAGCTCTTCCGAGGGGGAGGGCCGGGCAGTCTGACTCATCTCTGTGTCCCTGGCACCCAGCACAGGCCCAGCCCCGAGCTGGCCATCTGAGACTGcggagagctgcaggcagccCCCGGgagcacacacacagagctctggggcccctctccctctctgggcctgtggcTCCAAGGCTACACGGAGCGGGGTGCTGGGGTCTGAACACAGGATGTCCTGGGCCCAGCTCAGccgggaggggaggtgggggagggcagccAAGAAAGCGACCTACCTGTCTGATCATAGGAGGCCCATGCCAGGTTCTCTCCGCACTGGCCACGACTGGACTCTGGGCTGTGCTTGAGGATCCTCGTGCTGGCCAGGGCCTCTGAATACCTGCCAGAGTCCACGGGCCCCCTCAGAGCAGGCCGGCTCAGGGAAGCCCCGGGATGTGAGCCCTAAGCTGCTGCGGCCCAGCCTCCTTCCCCGCCCCAGACTGGCGGTGGAGATCGGGAGCATCACGCCAGCCACTCTTCTGAGCCCCACaacagccccattttacagaggagcaaactgaggttcaaagaaaAAGGACCTGCCGAGGTCAGTGGCGCAAGGGTTATTTACTCAAGCCTGGCTGTACCTGCCCCTCAAACCCACGTCCTTTGGgctgacacccccacccccacccccagtcccccGTGATAGCGTCTCGAAGAGCCCACGTCACCCCCGCTCTCTGGGGACTCACTGCTGAGCCTCCCGGTTGAGCTTCTTGCAGAGCTTCAGTGGGGGGACGCCGTGCTGCCGCCGGTACTCGTTGTGGGCCTTCAGGACCTCATTATTAAACTGCTTGGAAGCTGCAATGATTTCAAAATGGAGAAGGTTTCAGTGCGGAGAAGAGACCCACCAAGAAAGTGCAATGGCGGCTTCAGAATGccgcccagccccagccccaggccgcAGGACGAGGCTGCACTCCCCTTCGGCACCCCCACCAGCTGGACAACAGGGACACCCTGCTCCACAGCCCTGAGCCGACCTCCCCATCTCTGCACAGAGGCGCCTCCTGGGTCAGGTAGGGCCCATGGACCACATGTGAGAGAACTGGGGCTTTATCCAGGGCAGCGAGCGGGAAGGGACGGAATGGGCACAAGGGGCTGAGAGGAGGACACGTGTGTTCCTGGGAGGCCCCGCTGGCCGCTGAGTGGAGGCTGGGCCGCAGGTGCGCAGAAGGCGTGGGGGCTGCGGGGCGGGATAGGGAGCAATGGAACCGCTGGGACAAAATGTATGGAGACTGCAGAGCTCCCAGGCCTGGCTATGGCGAGGGTGCCCGTACTGTGCTGGGGAAACCAAAAAGACTGGGCCAGATAAAGAAGTGCCTGGGGAGGACAGCACTGGGGAAGTGGATTGAGGGGACAGGGTGGAAAAGAatgtggtggggggttgggggtcaGCTGCCCCCAGGGATGCAactgggtcatgacctcagaaaGGACAAGCTCAAGGAGGCTGCAGTTAGAGAGAGAATAAGTGGGTGGAGGCAAGGTCAACAGCGGACAGAAGTCACCCCAGTCTGGCTCTGGAATGGAaccccctccatcccccaccctccatccGTCTTCCCACTACTCCTCCGTCCATCTCGTGGTTCATAATCTGTTCAGCCACCCATCACCCACCCATCGGTTCCTCTGGTCTCTGAGTGCCTCCTCCACTCCGGCCTCCTGGATTGTACGAGAGCTCCAGAGACACATCCACCTTGTCCagccctcagggagctcacaCACAGAGGGAGGCAGCCTTGTAAACAGGCACCGGCAGAGTGATAGCCAAGGTGCAGGTGAGTGTAGGTCGTCAAGAGGAACTTGGAGAAAAGTAACCTACCATGGGCTTGGGGATCAGGAAGGTGGCCCCTGATTGGAGCCCCAAAGTGGCTCAGACAGGAGCTAGTGAGGCTGGTTGGAAGGCACTGAGCACCAGCAGTGGGAATCTGGGAGCCAGTCGTGTGGGTTATGAATAAGAGCCACAGGGTCGTTACACCGTTTGTCTCTCCTGGCAGGGGCCTGTCCCTTAGGCTTGGCCGTGGGCGGTAAGGGTGCACGCGGAGGCTGAAGACGCCcgctcctccccccgccccaggtcATTCACCagcctcctctcctctgctcttctcaCCCCAGAGACCGAGATGACCCAACAGGGAGTCTTCCTCCCCTGCCTCAGCCAGATTCCCCAGGTCTCCCAGGGCTTTGAATCAAATCCCACTGGGTCTCTGAGGTGATGCAGGAGAAGTAAGACCCAGGCCGgggcctgccctcagggagctctgggCTACATGTGGGCCAGGACAGACGAGGTGACTGTGGGTCACGCCCACGGTGGGTGGCAGTTGAGCCGGCCCAAGGGGGTTCTAATCACCTGAAGAGTTAGGCCTGTGGGGCCCAGCGGGGCAGTTCAGTGAGGTCTGGTCACAGCAATGttggcaggggcaggggtctGAACGGCAGGATTTGGGAGGTTGTGGCTGACAGGCAGACATGGGGGACACCGCGAAGGAAGGGGTGACAGTAGCTGCTTGCTACCATCTTGCCACCGAGACAGGGGAGGAGCTGTGACCTGAACTCTTTAGGTCTTTGTGGTCAAGAGAGGAGACAAACCCTTGTTGGTATGAAAGGTAAAGATGTCAGGTTtatgggagggagggggacaaggGAAGGTACTGTTTACTGGGTGGAGTTTCAGATTTTCAGGATGGAAAAATTCTGGAGATCTGTTGTACAACAACAGTACGTACATGCGAATGTATGTAATGCTACTGAACCGTAGGCTCTGAAATGATGAGGACGGTGAATTTTGTGTCCCATGTTTTCTAccacagcaataaaaacaaaaattggggtTCAGTATGTTAATGTGGTATTTGTGATAATGGAGTCACAGAGGTTCTTAGAGTATATGTCAGATAGAAGCCATAACGACTGGTGGGAGCCAGAGGGGTTCTAGTCGATGAGACACCAAGGAGTCAGTAGGGCGGCCTGGCGGCCAGAGTCCCACCAGCCCCTGGGCAAGGCACTGGCAGTCCTGCAGGAGCCAGCATTCAGCTGGACTTCCTCAcccagcctggccctggcctTGTCTGAGAGGCAGCAACTATCGGAAGTGTGTCCACAAGTGGTGGCCAGGTGGAGAAGGGGCTGGAAACAGAggtcttaaaaaggaagatggCAAGAACTGGGTCTGTTCATCCTGGAGATCAGCCTTTGGAAGACACAGTGGACACCTCTGGTAAGTCTGGGGCTCCAGAGGGCAAAATGGCTGGGTGAAAAGGCCAGGATGACAGATTTTAGCTCAGCCCAAGAAAGCTCTTTCAATCAAAACTTTCCACAAAAACTGAAAGAGTGACCTTACAAGGTAATGAGCTCTCCAGCACTGGGGGAGTACAAACAAGTGACTCTTCTCAAAAGGGTTCAGGCACTGGAGGCCAACTGGATGACCCTCAAGTCCCTCCAATCCTAAGATCCCGTAAGGTCCCATCAGGGTGGGGTGAGAGGAGACAAGTCATGGCTGACCTCACTCTTGCAGCGAGTTCGGAGCTTCTCTAAGGAGATGCAGTGATcacaagtgtgtgtgtctgtgcagggGCAGGTGTGGGTGCACACAGTCAAGGGGCAGAGGGTCCCCATCTGAGGGACGGGCTTGGTGAGGCCCACACTAATGTCCCTGCCAGCTCCCATGTCCCCCGCAGGCCACAGTGGGACACCACAGGAGGTGCATGGGACTGAGGAGCGTGGGCTATGAGGACCACCGATGTACCAGTGAAGCCTCCCCGGAGGAGGCAGTAAGGAGGCaaagcagacacagaaagagCCAGGCAGGACAAGGGAGCTGGTAGATCCAGGGCTATGGGGCGGAGGGGGAGATATGGGGAGTGGGTGGGTTAGCTGAGGTGAAGCCAGGTTAAAGCCAGCTCTGAGGGCCAGGCTCAGGTCGCACTGGACCCAGCAGAGCTGTAGGTCCTGCAGTGTTTTCGACAGAGAGGGATACACAAGGCTGCTAAAAACTAGGTCACTGTACTCCCAGAATGTgggaagtaaaaagaaacaaaagtgaaagttcCTGAGCCCAATCTAAGCTTGGTGCCCAGAAGCCAACGCTGATCACTGTCGCCAGCAAGGCCAGTGTCCTGGGTCAGGTTTTCTAGAAAGGGGTCAGGAAGACTTTTTGGTAGGGGAGCCTTCTCTCCCTATCCCCAACCATACTTCAGAGGCCAGTCCCCGCCCAGGCCACTCCTTAGAGCAGGGCCTTAGCCTTCAGAGGCAAGATATCACTTGTGAACACACCCAGCGAAAGGCACACCTTATTCTGTACAAAAACCCTAGGACacagataaatgtaaatattaaaaagtcagaaaaaaaccCACCCATCCCCACATTAGACAGGGAGAGCTCttccagccaccccccccccaatcgGGGAGGGTAGGAATAATGTCCTTATGTTGTAGGAGGgtaaaccaaggctcagagaactCCTACAGGCTCAGGGTGCTAGCCCAGAATGGAAGAGGTCCTTTCTTTTGCTGACCAACCATTTCCAGGTGCCAGGCCTGTGCACGATTTTACTTGCTTATTGCCACCTTTTGTGGGAGCCCCCACAACTGTACCTTTTAtttgataaggaaactgaggctccagaaGGGAAGTTACCTACCCAAGTTCCCACAAATGGTCCAGGGGTAGTAGAACCACGAAGAGGGAAACCCTGTCCTTAACTCTATACCACCCCTGAGGCTCAGGAGACAGAGGAAACACTGAAGAGACAGTGGGGTCACCAGGTCCGGGAGGAGGATCAAGTCCAGTGGGGTTGGGCCTGCCAATCTctgaggaggggcaggaagagcagAAAAGAACTTCCTCAGAAGCCTCCTCTATGCCAAGCCCTTTATGGACAGACCTGTCTGAGGGGCCCCAGATGAAAAGGAGGAGCTTCCAGGGATGGGTGTAGGGCTTAAGGTCAGAGCCGTTGGAAGGTGCAAGGAGCTGCCTGGGCAAGGTTCGCTGTGGCTGAGGGACTATGGAGTCAGGGCTGGGCTGTCTCCATGAGGGGAGGGAGTGCTGTGCTGGGATGGGGGCTCTTGGAGGTCCTTTGGGGCCCAGGCTTCTAACTGCCAGATAAAAACTCAGGCCACGCCCCTCCTCCTTGGGGCTGTTGGCTGGGACAGACAGACTCCTCCCTCACCATTGGTCCTCTTCTGAGGCCTCCCTGGGCCCAGTCTGACTCATTTCCCTGCCCTCTCCAAAATCCTCCCCAAAGAGGGGCATCAGGGGTCAGGGCAGAAATTGTGGACAGGCCCCTTCCGTCCCCTTGGCAAGAGGCTGGAAAGCAACCTGGTCCCACCTTTGGGGCAAAGCTGGCTTTGCTGGTTTATCAGGAAGAAAAATTacaagttgatttaaaaaaaaaaaaaagtgagttccAGACGGGTCGCAGGTAGTTCCTGCTCTTTCTGCCTGGATTCCAGGTAATTCAAGACCAGCTCTGCctttcactagctgtgtgaccttgaagaagTTGCTTAATCACTCTGTGTCTCATTTCTCCCATATATAAAATAGGCAGAACAGTTTCTACCTCACACGGTTgtggtgagaattaaatgaattaacctATGAAAATGCTTCAGAACAGTTCTGGAACACAATGAACAGTTCCTAAATGTCAACTATAATTATTAGCCTCATTACTGGGCAGAGACACTTAATCCCTTGGTCTTGGGAGAAACTGCCCTGTCAAAGCCTagattttaggggctcctgggtggttcggtcGGTTGAgcctcagatcctgatcccagggtcccctgatggagctccatgttgggAACCCCTGCTCagagggatcctgcttctcccttccctctgcccctcccccaggcttgtGCATgagctcgctcgctctccctccctccaataaataaaatcttaaaacaaaaccaaacctagATTTTTAAAGCGAGTAGGGCTGCTGGTATTTAAATTGGTCTCAGACATTTATTT encodes:
- the GLIPR2 gene encoding Golgi-associated plant pathogenesis-related protein 1 isoform X1, with amino-acid sequence MGKSASKQFNNEVLKAHNEYRRQHGVPPLKLCKKLNREAQQYSEALASTRILKHSPESSRGQCGENLAWASYDQTGKEVADRWYSEIKNYNFQQPGFTSGTGHFTAMVWKNTKKMGVGKASASDGSSFVVARYFPAGNVVNQGFFEENVLPPRK